TATGTTTTCGACATTTCacctaattgatattttttttaaaaaaaatttaggtatcAAATAGAGAGTTTGACTATAGACGGTGCCAAATGTGCAATTAGcccttaaataaattatacttcCATCAATTAGATGCTAGCAAATATACCTTGGGGCGAGTGAACCCTTGATCAAGAAAATTATCACCTGGAAGTATCTCCTCCTTCCCACTCATCTGGTGCTTGTCAATTTTTGCATTATTCTTTCTCACAAGATCTCTTGTTCTAAATATGTGATTGAGCTGCATGATATATTGTTTAATCACCAAAAAGAACAACTTactcaaaaatcaaatttgcaagcaataataataaagcaCAAAAGGGCAAGAAAAGTACGCACAGAATGCATAAGATAGGCATCCATAATATTTGAGTCTTCTTGAAGGCCTTTGTGATAGAAAGGTTTCTTCTCACCGTGCAATATATCCCGATAACTATTGCCTGGCAAAAACAAGTCATGGTTTAACTCAACTAAAACAAAAACCTTTttcagatttaaaatttaatgagcGAATGTGAAAGTATGAGTGCATGAGATTAACCATAAAATGGAACAAGACAGTAAggatattttagaataaaatcaAGCAACTATCTCCAAACATGTAATTCTTAATCTTTTAACTTTGAGAATGGTACATGGATCAGTTACATCTTGTAAAAAAATGTGAGCTTTTCTGGACATTTGCTTTCTCTAAACATCTTTAATAATGTGATAAACACTGCTGTTAGGTGATAGTTTACAgtttagtatttgaatcaactTAGATGGGCCTAACATCTAATATTTCAAGCTTCACAACTCAAAAAATGTAGCATTAACGACGgcaaagaaatttaaaataatgaatgaaAGAAAGCGGCAGGAGCTATATGATTTAAATGTCTAGATGCTACAATGATATGTGTCAAGGATTACAGAAAACTCAAACTCCAAAGCAGAGTCATTATTGCAACACCAATTTTCAAATAAGACATTCGCAGTCAAGAACAGATCTCATTCATCGCAAATACATGTTCAAGAATGAAGGCTATCAAAAAGAGctgatgaaaaaaaaatccaaagaaTAGCATTAACAAGAAAACTGCAAATTCTCTCAGCTATGAAATCAATTGGCAATTGACTGACAAATGAAGCACACACTCACAAAGAGAGAAGAACCATCTCTGCTTAGATGAATGGAAGTCATTGCCTCCAGATGTCTTGTAGACATCCAACCAGTGTTTATACAACTTTTGCTTGAGACCATAATTGGAACTCAAGTCGTCATCCTGcaaaaattagaattgaaataattaaaaaatagggaaatcaaattctttattGATACAGCATGCTTTAAGATGCActtgaaaaaaggaaaaatatatatattctactGTTAGGGGTCAACTTTGACCAGAACATTGCTTCAGGTAGATAAAACATCCTAACTATAAGCAGACAAATAGAACAACATTTTGCTTCTCCCCCCATGAGCTACTGGAATAAACCTTCAGCACAAGCCAGCCTAGCAGAAGGCTTCTTTAATCAGTTCAAAGAATGACATTCTGTCTATTAGATTCAGGGATCACTGCAATGCCTTATCACTCACATGCACCCAAAGTATCCCCAAAACAGACAAACCTAATTATCATCATACAAATTCTAAATATCTATAGGATTCAAATTTATATCAGTCAATTAGAAGTAATATTAAATTCCTTTCAAACATAGGACGACACAATTAATGCTATATGCAATGCCTTATCACTCACATGCACCCAAAGTATCCCCAAAACAGACAAACCTAATTATCATCATACAAATTCTAAATATCTATAGGATTCAAATTTATATCAGTCAATTAGAAGTAATATTAAATTCCTTTCAAACATAGGACAACACAATTAATGCTATATTTGAACTGAAATAAGAGCAAAGCCAATTCAAAACCTGGATAAAAGGTGGATCAAAATGCAGATTAAAATGCAGATATACCTTTAGAAAACACTCTCCTGTGCCAACCCACTTGCAATTTGATATGTCAGCAGCAGGCACCTCCCACGTATACTTCCATTTCTTCTTTGACAAATCATCAGCCTCTACTTTTGACAACTTATACTCAACACGTTTAGTAAATGAACTgcacaaaaataattatatgcaatacTTAAAATGACAACTCGTAAAGGATCCCAAAAGACAGCATGACAGTAACATTATAAAGTTCATATAAAAGTTCAAAACTATCTAAGCATTAGTTACCATAAAAGTAGAGTAATggtcttaaaataaataaaatctttgtACAATCTAGAACACAAGCTTTTCGTATTTTAAAAAGTCACACTAAGTATGTGCTTCATGTATTTAAACTATCCCAGTGCAATATGCAAGAGTGCATGATGAATGACTTCAGACATccaagttaaaatttttgtaatagaCTTGAAGAGTTTACTTGATAGCAAGTCACTAGGCAACTTGTAAAAGCAGCGATAAAACCAAAGCAAAAAGTCTACACATTCAACAACTTCTTTTAAGCcctctagaaattaaattaaacggtgaatcttactcaaacaaccaaaattttaatattgaaactagttaaaattacaaaaaatgacACAGAATTTAATTAGACCTGGTGGCAACAGTAGATGGACCACAGACAGtcaaatcatcatcttcatctgTGCCAGAGGTCTCCAAGTCATCTTCAGTTTCAGCATCTTCAGTCTGTTTTTCAGTACCAACATTAACATTATACAGAATGATCAGATAGGTCAGAATTTTAGCTGGACTTGCCATGCTGTTGGTTCTTATAAGTATGACTTGTAAGTTTACATACAGTTCTTGCTCCATAGAGACCGGTATTACATGCCGAAGACATAAATTAAGTTGTATTAAAAAGAATCATGGGGACTAAAAGAACTCAATCTCTGTTATCCTAATCTATTATCTTCTCCCCTgttgcagaaaaaaaaaaccaatgacTGCTGCTGATGGTTCTGTTCTTTCTTAGTTGTGCTgttaaaactattaataagaaaataaccaaataaatgCCGGGTTTGGCCCAGCCATCATGCTCTGGTCTTTTTATGGTTCACTTTGATATTGAAATTTCAGAAGATGAAGGGCAGaccgaagaagaagaagaagaaaagaacctGGAGGCCGGTGGCGTTGCTGACGGTAGAGACACGGAGTTTCTTGGCGTCGTTAGAGAAGGCAGGAGGTGAAGACACTAAGCTTCGACCACCTCTCTTCATGGTTTTCGTGAGGGACACTTTCTTGTTTCACAAACTATTTGTTGTTAGTCTTAGGTCTGCTCTTCTCTGCTTGCTGCTCCACAAAGCCCTAACTAAACccctttctaattattttagggtaaactacttGGGTAGTCACCTAACTTTTGGGTAAATTCTATTTTgatcattcaacttcaaaaattttcaaattaatcccaacggtttcaaaatttaaatacttaaaaggGGAAGTTGAGTAAGGATTTTTTATTgatctaataacaaatttagtcatccaatatttacatattttattattttaattctaaatctaaaaatttaataaatttaacattcaatgtttacaaaacctgtcaatttaattttaaatccaaaagttaaaaaaactatttaaaaatcattttgaataaaaatgataaaaattattttaaaattaaaaaacataaataaattataaatcaaaatcaaaacacgtgttttaaaaataattatattaatattaatcagaataaatcaaaatgaagtGGATGACATATGGGAGGGTGAGGGCCCTTGGTTTTGTATTTTAAGAATGCTTCCAATATGTTCATTAATTTGCTTGGCAGGACACTCATTCTAGTCCtctattattgatttatttctcTAACGTCATCATTATGTACCACGCCttgttttctataaaaaaagaagaaaaaaaagataccAGTACCACCACGTTTTTCACGAATTTGGGATAATAGAAGTTATCCTATTGTAGATTTTTATAGTCTAATtataaagttacaaaataattatttaattatttaaagtaTCTTTTTGtcattaattagttaatataaatataaaaacatttagaaatttaaaataattaaataactaaaaagataaaattaaataattaagtgatcattttatagttttactaatagttgaatgactaatttctaatttttataattatatgatcaaaaaatttattgttaGGTGActattaatattgtaatttattcaaaactaaatatatatatataataatatgtaatactataatataatcattaaaaatattaagatgcctatatataatttttttaataaatgaaaattataaaactattaaatattaaattaaaaatattatatattttctaaaaatttaaaaaaataatatgaggggaattaaaatgagtttaaattaatcttttacaaatatggatGAGCTGAAGTAAAACTTTAAATCAGGTTAAACTTGAGTAAGCACATGTTAATGTTGTACTTAAACTCGAGCATGAAAACGAACTTGTTACCTAGCATAACTTAAGACGCAAGCAAAAGAAAAGTGGAAACTCAGTCAGATTCTCTACCATGCCTGAACTAAACAGTTccttcattaattttaaaacgaGGGAGTAAACATATTACAACGATTCAAACTAACAGCTTCGAGTGAATCGGATTACACAGTAACACCAGAATTTTCACCCATTTCACAAATATCACCATCGGCATCGTTGTTGTTTGGCAGTTGTGCCATTTTCTTAACATTAAAGGGATAAGCTATGGCATTGGATTCAGAATCGTAAGCCTCAACTGCAATGACCTCATTCCATGCATCCGAAGTATGAACCGCATCCCAAAACACGTACTGACTTCGGTCACCGCATGGCTCCGAACCTGGGATACAAAGATCTCCACCACTCCCTATGTCACAGCAGCTAGCATTTGCCACTGTAAAACCAAGGGAGTTTGCTGCGCTTGCTCCCGTAGGATTTAGATACGTAAATTTAGCGTCGGTGGAGTTGCTATTCAGTTCATCAACAAGCGGTATAAGCCTCTCATTGAAAAGTTGAGCTGCAGTGTTCATTTTTTCTACGCAGGCAGAACCATTTGTTCCATGCACCGCCATTGCATTTGGAGTACACCCTATGGCACCAAGTCCGAACAGTGCAAACATCCTTGCGCCGTTATTGTACAAAGTCTGGTgataataaagaaaacaaacccCTTCTAAGATTAATGAAGTTTTAGTTTAACAATCTAAGCCCCATTATATTTTCCAACCTTTATTTTCAATGAATATTGTTCGATGAGATAAGCAGCATATTGCTGTGGAGTGAATAGGTGGCTGCTGTTGTACATCTCTGGCTTGAAATAGTTGTTAATGTAGTCATTGCTGCCTATTTGAACCGCATACATGCATTTGCCTAAAAGCTTTGATGCTGCACATTTTCCCAACATCTCAACTATTGTTGAGATAACACTTTGGTGGTTGCTTAACTGCATGTCCATGCTTATTCGAACACCCTGCACAGTTTAACTATTGATTTAGTGCTAACTCAGATACTAAAACATGGTGAATATACCTACCAAACCTAACATAATTACCAGATGTTGGCCACTTTCATTGAGAATTCCAGCCGAACCAGATGCATAATTAACACCTTTGAGAATCTCTTGGCCTCTTGAAGTGGCAAAAGGAGGAATAAATTCTTGGAAACCCAGTAGTTGAACTGTAATTGTGCATATTAATATTTAGACGCAGTGCATCTTAATTAGCAGCAAACAATTTGTTATACATTTTTTgtatagagagagagagggaggaAAAGGCAAACCAATGATATCCTGCATGGTTCGACCATTAGTAAACCTTCCAGTGGGTCCTTTAGGGAAATCGATACCGTAAGGCCAATAATTTACTTTGGCCTCCGTCGCAAGGTTGTTATTGTTTCCATTATCCGACAATGAGTCCCCGAAGATAAAGTAGCAAGGCACTTGTGGTTCTGCATTGACACAATGATAAGTGTTGGAGACAAACAAGAAGGGAATTACAAGCAACAGCCACCATGGCTGAAGCTTAGACGCAAGGTTAGCCATTGAGGAGAATGACAGTATGAGAAGAAGCCTGAATGTTGGAATCGACAATGAAACGAAGCACAAATTTAAGGAAATATAAAGAGGGgcgagagagagagaaaacaggtaaaagttatcatttttaaatttaaacaaatgaaatttatcatgattaacaatattattttattttaacggTTCTTaagtgatataataaataataatcagtaaaacaaaataaataagtacTAACCGGTatgaatattttctatatttaaaattatgattgtgtggaaatttttaattcaataagggtttaaaaattgtgttatttatgtttaaaaaatggTGAAGAGAAGTCAAAATCGTTATTGGAGAAGTCTTTAAAATGTTGTTCGAAGAGTCAACAGATCCTTCAACATTAATGGAGGATGTCTATGCTCGATTTTATCTCTACATTTTATCTTTGAACTTTGTGTAGAGCTCTCGACGAGTTCATGAAATGAAAGTGTCTCATCCACCAAGTAAATGTAAACATTCGGCTTTTACGGGGTTCGAGCCCATACTCTTACATTGcattaatatataaacatgataTCACTTGAGTTAACTCAAAAACTCTCCCCAAAGACAACACTTACCCAAAGATAAAATCAgtattaattgtttttttttttttagttcacTTAATACATGGTTTTCTCcctaatgttttaaatatttattagttatattgagttttgatttaaataggaaattttattttagaacttattttttatttacaaagctgaaaataaagacataactaaaaaatattgaGCTACTGATCCAACaagtattaatattttaatacatgaagacatttgtttttcttggttCTAACTAGTTTGGTCTTTTACTACATGATGACGATTCAGTACTTTATAAATCTGATAAACGAGtggttttcaatattttctggATATATCtaacattaaaaaaagtaaaatcataaaaataaattaaattaaattacacaatgtataaatattaagaattaattattttagaatcaatattaaattgaaattataatgtgtaaatattgaggattaaagtaattattatgccaaatttaaaagttgatgaccgaaaagacaaaatttaataattaaaaattttataacttttcataattgagtaactaaaaaaaaaatacatataaaagtccatttttttaaaaatttaccaaaatgggcccggtaaataattatttaccagaatggcTCTATTTCCccgaaagcgcgtccacgtcagcgcgatgtcagcgGAAGTGGAAGGAAAACGCGTCCCTGAGGAAGTGTTTTGCCTATGTGGACAaaaatcgctccctcaaggGCGCGCTTTATGCCCAAGTAGGCAAAACACTTCCTTAAGGACGCGTTTTGCCCGTGTCTCCTGCGGTAGGGTTTTGGATTattggtttagggttagggttagggtgtttttaagtttagggttttagagaaaaaattaaataaataagggattagggtttgtcaattaaattaattaaaaaattttcaaaagctgGATTAGTTttcgtgtttattatttttaagaaaaatcaattaaattagagtttagggttacttgagtactttaattaaaaaatttaaaaatcgatTAGGATTTAGAGTTaagggttttaaggaaaaatcaaataaattaaggtTCGAGGTTACtagagtaaattaattataaatttataataaattagtaaattacaATTGCTTTATTCAACATATtaccttatttaaaagaatttctattatattaaaattgccTTATTTAAAACGTTattgtaaaaaatttgattataaaaaaattaccttatTTAAAACGTTATTGTAAAGAATTTCgactatattaaaaatattaaagtaaattacaattactttattcaacatattgccttattgaaaagaatttctattatattaaaaatgtaaaagtaaatttctattttagtacatgaaataatatagaagaatttctattttattacatcaaataatatcaaattattcaaaatgtttgtacaaatatattaaaataaaaatcaatctctGTGCCACGGATTCGATTGCCACATGGCGGTAGTCGATTCTGTattggattcctcctttgtctAGCTTTAGGCGGAGGTTGTGGTTGCTCTGgcggggattctggttcttccgGTAAGGTATCTAGTTGTCGgtgttgggacgatgagccacATTGATAGAATAGTGACTGTTGAGGTGTTTGTATCATCAACAGTGAAGCTGTTTGAAACCCATAAGGTGACGGTGATTGGTAAAAAAAAGAGTTCCCCGacggcccctcttgcgatccctcgtgtaacgctggcctatacatcgacGGTCCACTCGGCGTAACGGAAAATGGAGATGAACCGGGCCATggactccaacctgccataggactcgaaaaaggaaacatataagggttaggatacataaaagggctaggatacgcacctggcatcatctgaaaaggctaTGCTGTGGGTATCGTCGGTTGAACTACTGGTtgggtgactgtgtcggtgctctcGCTGAGCCTGGTGATTGAATGGCCActgatgatgagccgggtgaatgtctgggcctcgttgatgggCCTGCGTCGTCGTCCCTTCGTCTTGAATTTAAAAGGCCACAtcgttccctttggacacgtaATTGCCGCTGTCTTTCCTCTACcgacagtaaatacggctttccatggatcctaaaccatggcatgtattccaGTACGTACGCTAACTCAGGAACGATGATCagttcccgagtaggtatataatcataccgatcttcccacatttggatgtaatgtgaccagaatctcggccaatccgtatgcaattaccgtaggtcgattttgtgatgatcatccaacacctcaggtgccacggGGATCGATTCTCGGAATCCAAATTGTCGTGATACtctgtctgactggtgcatctccacggtcgcatagttgaccaatgcgactttcacgtgccaagcgtttggattttggaagtactcatccggaattactgctCGAaatgccggatcctcgtatggtgtccattcaaactatatgaacatgttggaaatattagttatatacataatactaaataccaatcgactagctcatgatggaaatatcaattttatttaatacttatttgTGCTTCCGACTTCTGGTCTAATAGAAGCTGTATATCTTCAAGACAGCTAAGTAATCCagcataacttgccggatggttccacctaattaaataaatttttagcatactattatattttaaatctacgtaataattgtaaaatctaatataaaatttacctcgttatgagtgggaatgtatatgggtggttcactcgaggacgtaaaaatggaaagcgaaaccgtgcccatgactgcaatagtgacaggcaacctccgattttcgcTTTATTCGGTCgtgtcgccccgcacatctcctgGTACAGTGTTGCCAACACGAccgacccccaactcaattcaccgactgctctaaaatcaacgagttttagcagccatcttagatgtacgaggttctgtgacaagtccggcatcagataacctccaattatctaAAGAATGTATGCCtgagcatatcagattctttctagttcggttgaatcatcatcCAGATCTGGGAATGTgcctcgtaaccagcccatctcgatccgacctccgttaatattctccgaaatagcgcccaaaagctcgtagcataccgctccccaatcgctagattgaatagacccggtgactgggtacccgtccaccagtaatcccaattgcagattcacatcttccaaagtgatagtgcactctccaaaTGGAAGATGggatgtgtgcgtctcgggtttCCACCTCTCAATCAACGCACTGATAAGTTTCAGGTCCAACTTACATCCCCGGCCTACtatcgccacgtgccaaaaacctgCTTCTcgcaggtaattctctaccaacggtgatggaggaccatgcatattacaGATACAGCATTGCAATATCCAAtttacagacttttataacaaataacaaattaatattatttaaaattgcataaataaaaaaatcttaaataatatttaaaaattaaatttaacacttaccattttcatttgttcgacggatatgtgcttgtcatcaagacgaatcaattctCCGGTCATTGCTaaattcgtacaaatttttacgatttaaaaaaatttaaaaaaataaaatttattttttaaataattaaaaaattaaagctcttttaaataaggatttgagagaaaattgagaggaaattgagaggaaattagagaaaggatttatttgtgaaaaaaaaatgaaagggtggggggttttatagtttttttttttaccgttgggggggtCACCAACGGTAAAAAAAGTAGTCGTTGCTACTGTTCACGCGTGGCCAAAACGCGTCCCAGGGGAGCGCTTACGTGGCAGGAAAACGCGTCCTTGCGGGTGCGCTTTGTTGCCACGTAGGCAAAGCtcttccttgaggaagcgttttcctgccacgtcccctgacatcgcgctgacgtgaaCGCGCTTTCAGGGAATTGGACCAATCcggtaattaatttattttttaaaccttCAAACTAACgtttttttatcaaaacaacttaaaatgGACAGAAAAACTAACTTTGTTAACGTGACATACACGTATATTGCCACATAGATGCTATGTTAGTAACGTTAATGTTCGGGaacttttctatccattttgtATCAAAAATAAACTTTGCAATCCATCTCGGGTTGTTTTGACAAAAAGTGCTAGTTCAAGAGCTAAAAAATGCGGAAAATATCCACGTCTAAACCatatcaacatttaattaaaaattccaaaatttatagaatatttttaaatttttgtaaaatttcaaattttcattaaaaatattcaaaaatatataaaaaaatataaaagttatttaaagtatttcaaaattataaaaacatttaatttatttaaaaattcaaaaataattaatagttattttaaaattttagaaaatattaataaatataaatttattctatgataattttaaaaattctataacttttgaaatttttaattaaattattaacatggcATATATGTGGATTGTCACATAGATGGATATCAACGAAGTTAACGTTCAGTaacttttctatccattttgtatcaaaataaacttttccatccatattaaattattttgacaaaaaattagTACAAGAACTAAAAACTcgaaatatcaaataaaagttataataaccttttttttccaaagttaaaaagtaaaataagtcattatgatttttaaaaatgcttccaatttgttaattaatttgctTTGCAGGACGCCCAAACTAgctctctattttcttttttagttggAATTAGAGTTTCCACAATTAATATTTATAGCGAGTGGTATCTAAAACAAGATAAAATACTGATGATGAAACATAAAAGATATAACTGTAGGTGACTGACAAAACATACAACGCAAAAATAATTGAGTTCCTGCCTCTCGTGATCATGTACGACCGGAAGGTAGTTTCAGATCAGTTTTTGTTTGAAGCGGGTACCACAATTATTATTTGTCGGTGAGTTCATTTTTTTGAGCATTACTTTTGCGTGCTtcatagaaataaatttaaggtAAATTATCTTTgtaatcacttaattattaatatttttaccatttaattataataaattataaaataattattaaaaaattttagtcattggccattaaatgaattaaaaagattaTGTTACtgctttataaaattaacatgataataattttaacctttaacaTTTGTATATTgtgattatattaatttaatcttgatttcAAAAAGATTAACACGGtctgtttttttaatttcaattttcttttgacattttctcctaaaaattaaaaaaataagtaaatctatcaattatttttatgacaATATATCAAAACGGAAACACctaaaaatctaagataatattttttatcttttctctttcttttaaaattttaaaagaccaaataaaagtaaaattacaaaagagactaaattacacaatgtgtaaatgttgagagttatttttttggaataaagactaaattgacatggtatataaatgttgattattaaagttactattataccaattttagAAGTCAtccattaataatttaatggcggtgacaaaaaatttaaattgttgaatgaccaaaaaaaaagtCGAGGAATTGAGTGaccttttataacttttaaattttagattatgaAAAATACTAATAGTTAAGTCGTTACTAATACAATTTTCCcataaaattaaagttga
This sequence is a window from Gossypium raimondii isolate GPD5lz chromosome 5, ASM2569854v1, whole genome shotgun sequence. Protein-coding genes within it:
- the LOC105767374 gene encoding GDSL esterase/lipase At1g29660 encodes the protein MANLASKLQPWWLLLVIPFLFVSNTYHCVNAEPQVPCYFIFGDSLSDNGNNNNLATEAKVNYWPYGIDFPKGPTGRFTNGRTMQDIIVQLLGFQEFIPPFATSRGQEILKGVNYASGSAGILNESGQHLGVRISMDMQLSNHQSVISTIVEMLGKCAASKLLGKCMYAVQIGSNDYINNYFKPEMYNSSHLFTPQQYAAYLIEQYSLKIKTLYNNGARMFALFGLGAIGCTPNAMAVHGTNGSACVEKMNTAAQLFNERLIPLVDELNSNSTDAKFTYLNPTGASAANSLGFTVANASCCDIGSGGDLCIPGSEPCGDRSQYVFWDAVHTSDAWNEVIAVEAYDSESNAIAYPFNVKKMAQLPNNNDADGDICEMGENSGVTV